A genomic segment from Candidatus Binatia bacterium encodes:
- a CDS encoding helix-turn-helix domain-containing protein → MTPEKIVEFTEALARVAASGGGPKALAAHLAQTAGGGVLLEDAQWRHIATAGTGEVPASARETVESGAAGRATRVTAGNHELGWLSIFGTNSAAQTDLLLRLTAAAIGVELARDAPAPRTRTTDFWEALLQRSFHDAGAAREEAQTHGVTLAPYYVAVALEAESSGDARKPSDLREVRALACDAFASAGDLGLLERGPTLFVFVPAGRTVDASNARTAASLLPKSAARRAPHLRVSGGVGTVEPPVRARESATAAEAALAIGRRVYGSGHVAAYDDLGAYALIYEGAGVERLRAFASAVLAPLRAYDEKHQTELERTLKLYFKVGQNVKTAAAELNVHRHTVFYRLRQIGEICSRSLENPHDQLTLRLAVAVHELHDSI, encoded by the coding sequence GTGACCCCGGAGAAGATCGTCGAGTTCACCGAGGCGCTCGCGCGCGTCGCGGCATCGGGCGGCGGCCCGAAAGCGCTCGCGGCGCATCTCGCGCAGACGGCCGGCGGCGGCGTGCTGCTCGAGGACGCGCAGTGGCGACACATCGCGACCGCCGGTACCGGCGAGGTTCCGGCGAGCGCGCGCGAAACGGTCGAGTCGGGTGCGGCCGGCCGCGCGACGCGCGTAACGGCCGGCAATCACGAACTCGGCTGGCTCTCGATCTTCGGCACGAACTCCGCGGCGCAGACCGATCTCCTCTTGCGCTTAACCGCGGCCGCGATCGGCGTCGAGCTGGCGCGCGACGCGCCGGCGCCGCGCACGCGAACGACGGATTTCTGGGAAGCGCTGCTCCAACGGTCGTTTCACGACGCCGGCGCGGCACGCGAAGAGGCGCAAACGCACGGCGTTACGCTGGCGCCCTATTACGTCGCGGTCGCGCTCGAGGCCGAGTCGAGCGGCGACGCGCGCAAGCCGTCGGATCTACGCGAGGTGCGCGCGCTCGCGTGCGACGCCTTTGCGAGCGCGGGCGATCTCGGCTTGCTCGAACGCGGGCCGACCCTCTTCGTCTTCGTCCCCGCCGGTCGCACGGTCGACGCGAGCAACGCCCGGACCGCGGCGAGCCTCCTGCCGAAGAGCGCGGCGCGGCGCGCGCCGCACCTGCGCGTCTCCGGCGGCGTCGGCACGGTCGAACCGCCGGTGCGCGCGCGAGAGAGCGCGACCGCGGCGGAAGCGGCGCTCGCGATCGGACGCCGGGTCTACGGAAGCGGGCACGTCGCGGCCTACGACGATCTCGGCGCCTATGCGTTGATCTACGAGGGCGCGGGCGTCGAGCGACTGCGCGCGTTCGCATCGGCGGTGCTCGCGCCGCTGCGCGCCTACGACGAGAAGCATCAGACCGAACTGGAGCGGACGCTCAAGCTCTACTTCAAAGTCGGACAGAACGTGAAGACGGCGGCCGCGGAGTTGAACGTCCACCGGCACACGGTCTTCTATCGCTTGCGTCAGATCGGCGAGATCTGCTCGCGCTCGCTGGAGAACCCGCACGATCAGCTCACCCTTCGCTTGGCCGTTGCCGTCCATGAACTCCACGACTCGATCTGA
- a CDS encoding glutamine synthetase family protein has product MRLARERDVRFVRLVFADIFGVSKNVSIPIDELEPALDGRITFDGGSIDGFVRGEELDMLLRPDPSTFAIYPWRAGGEGCEARLICDIAMPDGTPFEGCPRTTLRRAIEGATALQGLRVGLEIEFYLFERNDGTAVTTATSDVGSYFDFSANDRGEEARNAIVAALRSMGVPIASAHHEHGAGQHEIDVAHDDPLAAADHALTLRTIAKHVAAEFNLEATFMPKPLAECAGSGLHADFRLPETSDEEPALYVVGGLLAHAPATTAVCNPTVNSYKRLVAAWDAPIYAVWSERSANALVRVPPGQSPPRIEMRSPDPACNPYLALAVLIGAAADGVTHATLPGPPLVGSTYDLSEKDRRERGIRTLPKSLRQAISELDADPVVRASLGDHLYHAFRDAKLEEYERYRRAVHPWERDAYLRLY; this is encoded by the coding sequence GTGCGCCTCGCGCGGGAGCGCGACGTCCGCTTCGTGCGCTTGGTCTTCGCCGACATCTTCGGCGTGAGCAAGAACGTCTCGATTCCGATCGACGAACTCGAGCCGGCGCTCGACGGGCGCATCACGTTCGACGGGGGCTCGATCGACGGGTTCGTCCGCGGCGAGGAGCTCGACATGCTCCTGCGCCCCGATCCCTCAACGTTTGCGATCTATCCGTGGCGCGCCGGCGGCGAGGGCTGCGAGGCGCGCTTGATCTGCGACATCGCGATGCCCGACGGCACGCCGTTCGAAGGCTGCCCGCGGACGACGCTGCGCCGGGCCATCGAAGGCGCGACCGCGCTGCAAGGGCTGCGCGTCGGCCTCGAGATCGAGTTCTACCTCTTCGAGCGCAACGACGGCACCGCCGTGACGACGGCAACCTCGGACGTCGGCTCCTACTTCGACTTCTCGGCGAACGATCGCGGCGAAGAGGCGCGCAACGCAATCGTCGCAGCGCTGCGCTCGATGGGCGTTCCGATCGCCTCGGCGCACCACGAGCACGGGGCCGGCCAGCACGAGATCGACGTCGCGCACGACGATCCGCTCGCCGCCGCCGATCACGCGCTGACGCTGCGTACGATCGCAAAACACGTCGCCGCCGAGTTCAATCTCGAAGCGACCTTCATGCCGAAGCCGCTGGCCGAGTGCGCCGGCAGCGGCCTCCATGCCGATTTCCGGCTGCCGGAGACGAGCGACGAGGAGCCCGCGCTCTATGTCGTCGGCGGGCTGCTCGCGCACGCGCCGGCGACGACGGCGGTCTGCAATCCGACGGTCAACTCGTACAAACGCTTGGTGGCGGCGTGGGACGCGCCGATCTACGCGGTCTGGTCGGAGCGCAGCGCGAACGCGCTCGTGCGCGTGCCGCCGGGGCAGAGCCCGCCGCGCATCGAGATGCGCAGCCCCGACCCCGCCTGCAATCCGTATCTCGCGCTTGCGGTGTTGATCGGCGCTGCGGCCGACGGCGTGACGCACGCGACGCTCCCCGGACCACCGCTCGTCGGCTCGACCTACGATCTCAGCGAGAAAGATCGCCGCGAACGCGGGATTCGCACGCTGCCGAAATCGCTGCGCCAAGCGATCAGCGAACTCGACGCCGACCCCGTGGTCCGCGCGTCGCTCGGCGATCACCTCTACCACGCCTTCCGCGACGCAAAGCTCGAAGAGTACGAACGCTATCGCCGCGCCGTCCATCCGTGGGAGCGCGACGCCTACCTGCGCCTCTACTAG
- a CDS encoding CBS domain-containing protein translates to MAFTEGFISELVGRRVTIDDLPIGKVSDLLVGKPDAVFPQIDGLVVKTAQGLRFAPIETVADVDRDGNVALTMAPKEPAPPEQEELYLVADVLDKQIVDVDGRKVVRINDIEVANTGGRLRVVAADVGLAGLLRRLGLRAFGRRLSRIETVRRSMIAWDSVAPIRDVNPSQVRLSVKKSRLARLHPSELAEIIGDLSSREALAVVGQLDDETAADAFEHLDAETRKSLIEDIGTERAADIIEEMDADDAADLLADLPEEQQTQLLAEMSAYTAGELRELVKYPEDTAGGLMTTDYVWIYPHRTTEATIRKIREIAPASEFIYYLYVLDKNDHLLGTLSLRTLMLELPTAFIERIMETDIVTVAPDEPAVDVASTIAKYDLLAVPVVDDAGKMLGIVTVDDAIDAIMPDEVAKKLPHLRRHRSRRAAT, encoded by the coding sequence ATGGCGTTCACCGAGGGATTCATCTCGGAGCTCGTCGGGCGCCGGGTGACGATCGACGACCTCCCCATCGGTAAGGTTTCCGACCTCCTCGTCGGCAAGCCCGACGCCGTCTTTCCGCAGATCGACGGGCTCGTCGTCAAAACGGCGCAGGGCCTGCGCTTCGCGCCGATCGAGACGGTCGCCGACGTGGACCGCGACGGCAACGTCGCGCTCACGATGGCGCCGAAGGAGCCGGCGCCGCCCGAACAAGAGGAACTCTATCTCGTCGCCGACGTGCTCGACAAGCAGATCGTCGACGTGGACGGCCGCAAGGTCGTGCGCATCAACGACATCGAGGTCGCGAACACCGGCGGCCGGCTGCGCGTCGTCGCCGCCGACGTCGGCCTCGCGGGCCTGCTGCGCCGCCTCGGCCTGCGGGCGTTCGGCCGGCGCCTCTCGCGCATCGAAACCGTCCGCCGCTCGATGATCGCGTGGGATTCGGTCGCGCCGATTCGCGACGTCAATCCTTCGCAAGTGCGGCTCTCCGTCAAGAAGAGCCGGCTCGCGCGCCTCCATCCCTCGGAGCTCGCCGAGATCATCGGCGATCTCTCATCGCGCGAGGCGCTCGCCGTCGTCGGTCAGCTCGACGACGAGACCGCTGCCGACGCGTTCGAGCATCTCGACGCGGAGACGCGCAAGAGCCTGATCGAGGATATCGGCACCGAACGCGCCGCCGACATCATCGAAGAGATGGACGCCGACGACGCGGCCGATCTGCTTGCCGACCTCCCCGAAGAGCAGCAGACGCAATTGCTCGCCGAGATGAGCGCCTACACCGCCGGCGAGCTGCGCGAACTCGTCAAGTATCCCGAAGACACGGCCGGCGGCTTGATGACGACCGATTACGTCTGGATCTATCCGCACCGCACGACCGAGGCGACGATCCGCAAGATTCGTGAGATCGCGCCCGCGTCGGAGTTCATCTACTATCTCTACGTCCTCGACAAGAACGACCATCTGCTCGGCACGCTCTCGCTGCGGACGCTGATGCTCGAGCTGCCGACGGCGTTCATCGAGCGCATCATGGAGACCGACATCGTGACGGTCGCTCCGGACGAGCCGGCCGTCGACGTCGCTTCGACGATCGCGAAGTACGATCTGCTCGCCGTCCCGGTGGTGGACGACGCGGGCAAGATGCTCGGCATCGTGACCGTGGACGACGCAATCGACGCGATCATGCCCGACGAGGTCGCGAAGAAACTGCCGCATCTGCGGCGCCACCGCTCGCGCCGCGCGGCGACGTGA